In the Choloepus didactylus isolate mChoDid1 chromosome 5, mChoDid1.pri, whole genome shotgun sequence genome, one interval contains:
- the LOC119535416 gene encoding ribosomal protein L18-like: MCCHPSRPRRAEGDIKTVDICYNKDRKVRRREPKSQDIRLRPLVKLYKFLARRTNSTFNQVVLKRLFLTRYNRPPLSLFRMIRNMKLPGSENRTAVVVGTVTDDKWIQEVLKLKVCELRASSHVWGCILKAGGETLTFVQQTLDSPQDCGTVLLSGTRKGREVYRHFRKPRGTPHSRTKPYVCSKSRPASPGYKNKPQILQRLKRF; the protein is encoded by the coding sequence ATGTGCTGCCATCCTTCCAGACCTCGCCGAGCAGAAGGCGACATCAAGACAGTTGACATCTGCTACAACAAGGACCGAAAGGTTCGGCGCAGGGAGCCCAAGAGCCAGGACATCCGCCTGAGGCCGCTGGTCAAGCTGTACAAGTTTCTGGCCAGACGAACCAACTCTACCTTCAACCAAGTTGTGCTGAAGCGGTTGTTCCTGACTCGCTACAACCGGCCGCCCCTGTCCCTTTTCCGGATGATCCGGAACATGAAGCTTCCTGGCAGCGAAAACAGAACAGCTGTGGTTGTGGGGACCGTAACAGACGACAAGTGGATTCAGGAGGTGCTCAAACTGAAGGTGTGTGAGCTGCGCGCGAGCAGCCACGTCTGGGGCTGCATCCTCAAGGCCGGTGGCGAGACCCTCACCTTCGTTCAGCAGACCCTGGACTCCCCCCAGGACTGCGGCACCGTCCTGCTCTCCGGTACCCGCAAAGGCCGGGAGGTGTACAGGCATTTCCGCAAGCCCCGCGGAACCCCGCACAGCCGTACCAAACCCTACGTCTGCTCCAAGAGCCGACCCGCAAGCCCCGGCTACAAAAACAAGCCCCAGATCCTGCAGAGATTAAAAAGGTTTTag